The Methanolobus sp. WCC4 genome includes the window CAATGGAAGTGGGAGATCCCGCACATATAAGTGGGCCTTTCGGAAAGATGACATTCGAAGGCGAGTATGAGAAGATAGCATTACTAAGTGGTGGTATCGGCATCACACCGATGATAAGTATCTGCAAATATGCCACTGATCTGAAACTCAGTACGGACATCATGCTCATGTGCAGCGACAGGACAGAGCAGGATATGATATTCGTAGAAGAGCTTGAAGCTATGAAGAAGGAAAACCCGAAGCTTACAGTATTCAACACCCTCACAAAGGCCTCGGATAACTGGGCAGGATGCAGAGGGCGCATCTGCGAGAGCATGGTCATGGAAGAGCTACCGGATTATGCAGAGAGGGTCTTCTATGTATGCGGACCGCCTCCAATGGTGGACTCCATGCTGGAAATGCTCCACAAGATGAAGATACCTGACAGCATGATACACAAGGAATCATTGATCGGATATTGAATCAGACTAGAACGAAAGGAGGTACATGATTATGAAAAGAATTGCATGGGGAATCACCGGATCAGGTGACCTGATAAAAGAGACATATGAGACAATGGTAGATATCAAGGAGAAGAGCGAGATCGATATAATGGTCTTCCTGTCCAGAGAAGGTGAGACCGTTATGAAGTGGTATCATATGTGGAATGATATACAGAAGGATTTTCCAAACTTCAAGACCGAAGGCGGACCGAATTCACCATTTATCGCAGGTCCGTTGCAGGTGGGACACTATGATGCACTTATTATTGCACCTACAACTGCAAATACTGTTGCCAAAATAGTATACGGGATCGCAGACACCCTTGTCACGAATGTGGTTGCGCAGACAGCAAAAGGAAGTACACCGATCTACATACTCCCGGTGGACCAGAAAAGAGGGAGTGTAAAGACATTTTCCCCTGAAGGAAGGGAAATGGAACTGAAAATGCGCGAAGTTGATGTCACAAATACTGAAAAGCTTGCACAGATGGAAAATATAAGCATCCTGGAAAAACCAGATGACCTATACGACATTCTTGGCATCAGCAAGGACTGATCTATCAGAATTCATACATAAAAAACCAGGAGTGGGGAATACATATGAAGGATATTGAGCTTATGCGCTCTTTTTTTATCAGACACGAAGGCGATGAGGACAGGATAGCACTCATGCTGAAGGATCTGCTTAAAAAAATAAACAGTAAAGAGAACGGCACAATAATTGGAAAAAAAGAACCACTGGATTATGAGAGAATCATGAGGGAAACAAAATTCCCTCACAGTATGAGAAAGGAAGCAGACGTAGGAAACTTCATTACCGGACTCTATGAGGGGATAAACATATGGGGTCATCCTCTTATGCAGTCGAACGTAGTACCACCGACCACGGCACTTTCGATCGTTGCTGCGACACTGGCTGCAAGATATAATGAGAACTCCATCAGTGATGACTACGGAGTGAGTGCTGCACGTTCGGAGATAATGGCAATAGCCATGCTCGCTGACCTTATTGGATATGATACAACAAAGGCCGGCGGTATATTCACCTTTGGAGGGACCGGGTGTAATCTTTATGGTGCACGGATAGGGATCGAAAAGGCCGACCCGGATTCAAAGAACACCGGTATAAGGGACAGGATACATTTCTTCTGCTCCGATGTCGCCCATTATAGTATCAGGTCCGCTGCCCTGTGGACAGGGGTCGGGCTGGATAATGTAAAGACAATACCTTCATATGATAACGTAATGGACATCCACCTCCTTGAAGAGGAAATGGAAAGAACGATCCGCGAGGGCGCCCGCATTGGAACGATATTTGCTACAATGGGCACAACGGATGCTTTTGGCATAGACCCTCTGAAGAATATAGTGGAATTACGCAACAGAATACAAAAAAAGCTGGATTACCAGATACATATACATGCTGATGCAGTTATCGGATGGCCATACCTCACATTCAGGGGAGACACATGTATCGATCACCTGCCACATATGCTGCAGGAGGAGATAAGAAAGATACTTTCCGAAATGACCGACCTGAAATACGCGGATTCAGTAGGTGTGGACTTTCATAAGACCGGATGGGCACCATACCTGTGCAGCGCATTTGTGATTCAGGACAGAGAGGACCTTGCACTTCTCCAGAAACAGAAAAAGGATATGCCATACCTGTTCCACGGAGAAGGATACCAGCCAGGGACATTCACCCTGGAATCAAGCAGGCCCAATTATGCACAAAAGGCACTGGTAAACATGATGTTGATGGGGAGACAGGGATACGAGACACTCATAGTACATCTAATCACTGCTGCCGACTATCTGAGGGATATGATGGACGATTGCCAGGATATTGAGTTGCTGAACAGACACAATCCTGCATTTGTAACTGATTTTCGTATCTATCCCCACACAAAATTCGATACTGACGGTAATCCCCTGTTCCAGAAGGAGATGCGTGATGAGACAAAAGAGGAGTTCACAGAGAAGGTCAACTCATACAACCAGAGGATAGCACAGCACATGATCACCACGGCACAAAAAGAAGGTACTGCCATGATATCCTATACTGACAACTATAAGACGACAGGGGATTGCAGGACAATAGTTGCATTGAAATCATACCCTATGAGTCCCTTTATCGAGAAAGAACACATGGATGAGATGCTCAGGCAGATATACAGGGCAAAGGAATGGGTTGACACAAACTGTGGATTTGACACGTGATCTTTTTAGACCATGCCATATTTCAAAAAAAAGTGTAGCCTTCTACTGCTTGGTCTCCCGGCAAAGTATTTGAGGTCTCACCCAATCCGGGAAGTGAGGTGTAAGTTGAGTACGTTGCAATGATGCTGTCAAGGGCATCACCTTCAGTATCCTCAACGATCCGCTCCTGCAATGAATGTGGTATTACAAGACCCTTATTCATGAAATGTTCAAGTATCTGAACCCTGGAACTGTGTTTATCATCGTCCTTTCCTTTGTAGGAAAGGTACATATCCTCTTTCTTAAGTCTACAAGCAGGGCATATCTCGATGAGCCACGGTTTTCCTCCCTTTGCCTCCTGCATTGGAAGGAAACATGCAAGACCATCTCTCACAAGAGGACGTATTACGTCCCTGATACCATAATATGTCTGCCTATATAACCTTAGATTATATACTGAAAATGGGACTCTGGCCTTTATCTCAGAAACACGTTTCAGTTCCTTACCACCAGCCTGGCTGCGACAGGATTCGCGGAACTCTTCGGCAGATGGATAATTTGAAGGGAATGACTCTATGAAAGCCTCCCAGTCACCCTCAATTAGTTGTGCAGGCAGGGAAAAGGACAGGTCGATACCAAAAACAGCATCACTGTTGTTCACGATAAGGGATCTCAGTGCGGCAAAGCATTCATCCCGTCCCGCATGAGAGATGACTGCAGGATCCAGCCGATCTGCCATCCTGTAACACTCATCTATATGCAGACCATTGCCAGCAGGCCTGCCGCTGCTTACCCATATCTTCTTACAGGCATCCTTTGCACCACTGAAATCAACGCCAAATATCCTGCGCTTCCTTCCTGTGGCAGCAAAGGTCATGTTAATTGAATATCAATTAGTTGTCACGCAGTCCCTTGATGAACTCGTCTGTCATCATATGGGCCTCGTCATCCGTGAACTGTTTTGGCGGATGCTTCATGAAATAGGACGAAGGAGAATAAAGAATACCACCAATGCCCCTTTCAAGAGCGATCTTACAGCACCTGATAGCGTCGATGACCACACCTGCGGAATTAGGGGAATCCTCTACGGAAAGACGGAGCTCGATGTTCATCGGTACATCACCGAAAAGCTTGCCCTCCATCCTCAGGAAACACAGCTTGTTATCGTTCTGCCATGGAACATAGTCACTTGGACCAACATGGATATTATCGTCATCCATCCTCTGGCCTACTACGGACTGGACAGCCTCTGTCTTGGATTCCTTCTTTGATGCGAGCCTGTTCCTGTTGAGCATGTTAAGGAAATCAGTGTTACCGCCTGTGTTAAGCTGGTAGGTCCTCTCCAGTTTCACACCACGTTTGCGGAAGAGATCAGCAAGGGTCCTGTGAGTGATGGTAGCGCCTAATTGTGCCTTTATATCATCACCAATTATAGGGATGCCTTTTTCCTCGAACTTTGATGCCCATTCAGGGTCACTTACAATGAAAACCGGCATATTGTTGATGAAAGCCACTCCTGCCTCAAGTGCACATTCAGCATAGAAACGGGTAGCTTCCTCTGAGCCTACCGGAAGATAGTTAAGTAATATCTCTGCCCCGGAATCTTTCAATTCCTTTACTACCAGGTCCATATCTGCTTCTTTCTCAGATGAAGGCATAAAACTCCTGTTCTCACTGTAGCCTGCCATGTGCTCAGAATAACCATCAAGGATCTGGCCCATCTTCACTATCGTACCGGTAGCAGGCATTTCCGGACAGAATACCGCAGTACAGTTAGGCGGTGCAAAGATAGCTTCTGATACATCCTTTCCTACTTTTCTCTCATCGATGTCAAAGGCAGCAACGACTTCAATATCAAATGGCCTGTATCCTCCGACATCCCAGTGCATAAGGCCTATTGCATCTTCTTCATCCTTGTTTTTGTAATATTCAATGCCTTGTATCAGAGAGCTTGCGCAATTGCCAATACCCGCAATTGCAATCTTGATCTTGTCCATTCAACTACCTCTATAAAAGCGATCATAAAGATCAATGATAAATAAATATAACCAGAGTAATGTATTGTTACAAATAAAAAGTTTTCTAAATAAAGGGTGGATGCCTACTTTTTGTGGATATACAGGAGCAAGAAGACAGATCATAGTTCAAAGCTCGAAAGGTATATTAAGCCAGAATAAGATAAGATTTCATACAGTGGGTTTGACCGTTGTTGTGAAACGATGGTAATTTGAGTTTGATATTTTGTTGCTTTAAAGGAGATCCTAAAATGAAAGACATACTACAAGAGATCGCAGAAGAGCTTGATCATCTGAAGTCACTTGATGAAGCTATCGCCCTGGCAATAGAACTTGAGGAAGAGGGGATGCAGTACTACAGTGAGAAGGCGTCCGTTATGAGGAATGAGACTGCCAGTAAACTCTATATATTCCTTGCTGATGAGGAAAAGAAACATGCCGGATATCTTCAGCAGTACAGGGAAAGCAAGAACGTCCCTGAAGTGGAATTCCATTATCCTAAATTCGAAGCCTCTTTCACAGAGGAGTTCTCGGATGAGAAACTCGAAGAGAT containing:
- a CDS encoding FAD-binding oxidoreductase, with product MKFEEPVTEIIKRAYNVKSFRFRRPEAFDFKAGQYITVTLEDNGKKTGKPFTLSSSPTEKEHIEFTKKLTGHEYSNLLDAMEVGDPAHISGPFGKMTFEGEYEKIALLSGGIGITPMISICKYATDLKLSTDIMLMCSDRTEQDMIFVEELEAMKKENPKLTVFNTLTKASDNWAGCRGRICESMVMEELPDYAERVFYVCGPPPMVDSMLEMLHKMKIPDSMIHKESLIGY
- the afpA gene encoding archaeoflavoprotein AfpA: MKRIAWGITGSGDLIKETYETMVDIKEKSEIDIMVFLSREGETVMKWYHMWNDIQKDFPNFKTEGGPNSPFIAGPLQVGHYDALIIAPTTANTVAKIVYGIADTLVTNVVAQTAKGSTPIYILPVDQKRGSVKTFSPEGREMELKMREVDVTNTEKLAQMENISILEKPDDLYDILGISKD
- a CDS encoding pyridoxal-dependent decarboxylase; its protein translation is MKDIELMRSFFIRHEGDEDRIALMLKDLLKKINSKENGTIIGKKEPLDYERIMRETKFPHSMRKEADVGNFITGLYEGINIWGHPLMQSNVVPPTTALSIVAATLAARYNENSISDDYGVSAARSEIMAIAMLADLIGYDTTKAGGIFTFGGTGCNLYGARIGIEKADPDSKNTGIRDRIHFFCSDVAHYSIRSAALWTGVGLDNVKTIPSYDNVMDIHLLEEEMERTIREGARIGTIFATMGTTDAFGIDPLKNIVELRNRIQKKLDYQIHIHADAVIGWPYLTFRGDTCIDHLPHMLQEEIRKILSEMTDLKYADSVGVDFHKTGWAPYLCSAFVIQDREDLALLQKQKKDMPYLFHGEGYQPGTFTLESSRPNYAQKALVNMMLMGRQGYETLIVHLITAADYLRDMMDDCQDIELLNRHNPAFVTDFRIYPHTKFDTDGNPLFQKEMRDETKEEFTEKVNSYNQRIAQHMITTAQKEGTAMISYTDNYKTTGDCRTIVALKSYPMSPFIEKEHMDEMLRQIYRAKEWVDTNCGFDT
- a CDS encoding inositol-3-phosphate synthase, with amino-acid sequence MDKIKIAIAGIGNCASSLIQGIEYYKNKDEEDAIGLMHWDVGGYRPFDIEVVAAFDIDERKVGKDVSEAIFAPPNCTAVFCPEMPATGTIVKMGQILDGYSEHMAGYSENRSFMPSSEKEADMDLVVKELKDSGAEILLNYLPVGSEEATRFYAECALEAGVAFINNMPVFIVSDPEWASKFEEKGIPIIGDDIKAQLGATITHRTLADLFRKRGVKLERTYQLNTGGNTDFLNMLNRNRLASKKESKTEAVQSVVGQRMDDDNIHVGPSDYVPWQNDNKLCFLRMEGKLFGDVPMNIELRLSVEDSPNSAGVVIDAIRCCKIALERGIGGILYSPSSYFMKHPPKQFTDDEAHMMTDEFIKGLRDN
- a CDS encoding ferritin family protein, with translation MKDILQEIAEELDHLKSLDEAIALAIELEEEGMQYYSEKASVMRNETASKLYIFLADEEKKHAGYLQQYRESKNVPEVEFHYPKFEASFTEEFSDEKLEEIGILLAALRFEHKSEYFYTELAKRAEDEEQRVFFEKVAAAERGHYMIIDELLDAATEFRMQT